In Streptomyces durocortorensis, a genomic segment contains:
- a CDS encoding ABC transporter permease/substrate-binding protein, translating into MATDTVKSDTGAGGVSVIRRVLLDNGALSALVVLVVAMSLLSGDFLTTQNLLNVGVQAAVTAILAFGVTFVIVSAGIDLSVGSVAALSATVLAWSATSAGVPVVLAVVLAIVTGIACGFVNGALVSYGKLPPFIATLAMLSIARGLSLVISQGSPIAFPESVSRLGDTLGGWLPVPVLVMIAMGLITALILGRTFIGRSMYAIGGNEEAARLSGLRVKRQKIVIYALSGLFAAVAGIVLASRLVSAQPQAAQGYELDAIAAVVIGGASLAGGVGKASGTLIGALILAVLRNGLNLLSVSAFWQQVVIGVVIALAVLLDTLRRKSGSGAATSAGTAPGAPGSGRRNALKLTGAALCAAIVIGAVSLFNSGSSGGATRVGMSLSTLNNPFFVQMREGAEAEAKKAGIDLTVTDAQNDASQQANQLQNFTSAGVSSIIVNPVDSDAVGPGVRSANKAGIPVIAADRGVNKADAATLVASDNVAGGKLAADALADKLGGKGSIVILQGTAGTSASRERGAGFAEGLKAYPGIKVVAKQPADFDRTKGLDVMTNLIQSHPGVTGVFAENDEMALGAAKALGGKAGKSVSVVGFDGTPDGLKAVEAGTLYASVAQQPAELGKIAVRNAVKAAKDEEVETMVKVPVKVVTRENVADFS; encoded by the coding sequence GTGGCCACTGATACCGTCAAGAGTGACACGGGCGCGGGCGGAGTCTCCGTGATACGCCGCGTCCTGCTCGACAACGGCGCGCTGAGCGCCCTGGTCGTCCTGGTGGTGGCGATGTCGCTGCTCTCCGGCGACTTCCTGACCACCCAGAACCTGCTGAACGTCGGCGTCCAGGCGGCCGTCACCGCCATCCTCGCGTTCGGCGTCACCTTCGTCATCGTCTCGGCGGGCATCGACCTGTCCGTCGGCTCGGTGGCCGCCCTCTCCGCGACGGTCCTCGCCTGGTCGGCCACTTCCGCCGGAGTGCCGGTGGTCCTCGCGGTCGTGCTCGCGATCGTCACCGGCATCGCCTGCGGCTTCGTGAACGGCGCCCTCGTCTCGTACGGCAAACTCCCGCCGTTCATCGCGACGTTGGCGATGCTCTCGATCGCCCGCGGTCTGTCTCTCGTCATCTCGCAGGGCAGCCCGATCGCCTTCCCCGAGTCGGTCTCGCGGCTCGGCGACACGCTCGGCGGCTGGCTCCCGGTACCGGTCCTCGTGATGATCGCGATGGGCCTGATCACCGCCCTGATCCTCGGTCGCACCTTCATCGGCCGCTCGATGTACGCCATCGGCGGCAACGAGGAAGCGGCCCGGCTCTCCGGGCTCCGCGTCAAGCGCCAGAAGATCGTCATCTACGCCCTGTCCGGCCTGTTCGCCGCCGTCGCGGGCATCGTCCTGGCCTCCCGCCTCGTCTCCGCCCAGCCGCAGGCCGCCCAGGGATACGAACTCGACGCCATCGCCGCGGTCGTCATCGGCGGCGCCAGCCTGGCCGGTGGCGTCGGCAAGGCGTCCGGCACCCTGATCGGCGCGCTCATCCTCGCCGTGCTCCGCAACGGCCTCAACCTCCTCTCCGTATCGGCGTTCTGGCAGCAGGTCGTCATCGGCGTCGTCATCGCACTGGCCGTCCTTCTCGACACGCTGCGGCGCAAGTCCGGTTCGGGAGCGGCCACCTCGGCCGGGACGGCCCCGGGCGCACCCGGCTCCGGCCGGAGGAACGCCCTCAAGCTCACGGGCGCGGCCCTCTGCGCGGCGATCGTCATCGGAGCGGTCTCCCTCTTCAACTCCGGTTCGTCCGGAGGTGCGACGAGGGTCGGCATGTCCCTCTCCACCCTCAACAACCCCTTCTTCGTGCAGATGCGGGAGGGCGCGGAGGCGGAGGCGAAGAAGGCGGGCATCGACCTCACCGTCACCGACGCCCAGAACGACGCTTCCCAGCAGGCCAACCAGCTCCAGAACTTCACGAGTGCGGGTGTCTCCTCGATCATCGTCAACCCGGTGGACTCCGACGCCGTCGGGCCGGGCGTACGCAGCGCGAACAAGGCCGGCATCCCGGTGATCGCCGCCGACCGGGGCGTCAACAAGGCGGACGCCGCAACCCTCGTCGCCTCGGACAACGTGGCGGGCGGCAAGCTCGCCGCCGACGCGCTGGCCGACAAGCTCGGCGGCAAGGGCAGCATCGTCATCCTCCAGGGCACGGCGGGCACCTCCGCCAGCCGTGAGCGCGGGGCCGGGTTCGCCGAGGGCCTCAAGGCGTACCCGGGCATCAAGGTGGTCGCCAAGCAGCCCGCGGACTTCGACCGCACCAAGGGCCTGGACGTCATGACGAACCTCATCCAGTCGCACCCCGGCGTCACCGGCGTCTTCGCCGAGAACGACGAGATGGCCCTCGGCGCGGCCAAGGCCCTCGGCGGCAAGGCCGGAAAGTCCGTGTCCGTCGTCGGCTTCGACGGAACCCCGGACGGCCTGAAGGCGGTCGAGGCGGGCACGCTCTACGCGTCCGTGGCGCAGCAACCCGCCGAACTGGGCAAGATCGCGGTGCGCAACGCCGTCAAGGCCGCCAAGGACGAGGAGGTCGAGACCATGGTGAAGGTGCCGGTCAAGGTCGTCACCCGGGAGAACGTCGCCGACTTCTCCTGA
- a CDS encoding ribokinase, whose product MHDNAPDDRYDLLVVGSANADLVIGVERRPAPGETVLGSDLAVHPGGKGANQAVAAARLGARTALLARVGDDGHGRLLLETQRTAGVDTGGVLVGGAPTGVALITVDPSGDNSIVVSPGANGRLTPEDVRAAAPLLAAARVISVQLEIPLDTVAETVRGLGPDTRFVLNPSPPAPLPEEVFAACDPLVVNEHEARYILGAAAGETPQDWVPALIALGPRSVVITLGAEGALVADSRTDSLDHLVSPKVEAVDTTGAGDAFTAALAWRLGRGDDLRQAAAFAVRVGAAAVTGRGAQESFPTLEEVDAL is encoded by the coding sequence ATGCACGACAACGCCCCTGACGACCGGTACGACCTGCTGGTCGTCGGGTCGGCCAACGCCGACCTGGTGATCGGCGTCGAGCGCCGCCCCGCGCCCGGCGAGACGGTGCTCGGCTCCGACCTGGCCGTCCACCCCGGCGGCAAGGGCGCCAACCAGGCCGTCGCCGCAGCCCGGTTGGGAGCCCGTACGGCGCTCCTGGCCCGGGTGGGCGACGACGGCCACGGCCGCCTTCTCCTGGAGACGCAGCGCACCGCGGGCGTCGACACGGGCGGCGTCCTGGTCGGCGGGGCCCCGACCGGGGTCGCCCTGATCACCGTCGACCCCTCGGGCGACAACAGCATCGTGGTCTCCCCGGGGGCCAACGGACGCCTGACTCCCGAGGACGTCCGGGCGGCGGCCCCGCTGCTGGCGGCCGCCCGGGTCATCTCCGTACAGCTGGAGATCCCTCTCGACACCGTGGCCGAGACGGTACGCGGCCTGGGACCGGACACCCGGTTCGTCCTCAATCCGTCCCCGCCCGCCCCGTTGCCCGAGGAGGTGTTCGCTGCCTGCGATCCGCTGGTGGTCAACGAGCACGAGGCGCGGTACATCCTGGGCGCGGCAGCGGGGGAGACCCCGCAGGACTGGGTTCCGGCGCTGATTGCGCTGGGCCCGCGCTCGGTGGTGATCACGCTCGGCGCGGAAGGTGCCCTGGTGGCCGACAGCCGTACGGACTCCCTGGACCACCTGGTCAGCCCGAAGGTCGAGGCCGTCGACACGACGGGGGCCGGGGACGCGTTCACGGCGGCCCTGGCCTGGCGGCTGGGCCGCGGCGACGACCTGCGGCAGGCGGCGGCCTTCGCGGTGCGCGTGGGTGCGGCGGCGGTCACGGGCCGGGGTGCGCAGGAGTCGTTCCCGACGCTGGAGGAGGTCGACGCGCTGTGA
- the rbsD gene encoding D-ribose pyranase: MKKSGILNRHLAGAIAELGHSDGVLICDVGMPIPPGPRVVDLAFRAGTPSFAEVLDGLLDELAVEGATAAQEIRDANPEAATLLDDHFPWLELLPHDELKTLTATARLVVRTGEARPYANVLLRCGVFF; encoded by the coding sequence GTGAAGAAGTCGGGCATCCTCAACCGACACCTGGCCGGTGCCATCGCCGAACTCGGCCACAGCGACGGCGTGTTGATCTGCGACGTGGGCATGCCGATCCCGCCGGGACCACGGGTGGTCGACCTGGCCTTCCGGGCCGGGACCCCGTCGTTCGCGGAGGTGCTGGACGGCCTGCTCGACGAGCTGGCCGTGGAGGGTGCGACGGCAGCCCAGGAGATCCGCGACGCCAACCCGGAGGCCGCGACCCTGCTGGACGACCACTTCCCTTGGCTGGAACTGCTCCCGCACGACGAACTGAAGACGCTCACGGCGACGGCCCGCCTGGTCGTGCGTACGGGGGAGGCGCGGCCGTACGCGAATGTGCTGCTGAGGTGCGGGGTCTTCTTCTGA